ACGGCACGATCACGCTTCCGGGACGTGATGCAGATTTTCTTGAAGAtgccacaacaacaaaaaaacacgtactCAGGGAGTGACTTACCTTCAGGCCAGTCTGCTGCATCTGCAGGAAGGTAGCGATCCCGTTGCGGACGCGGTTCTTCACGCCCCGCACCGTACCCTTGTTGCTGCGGATCGTGGACGTCCCATTGCTGAGGTCCTTCAGCCCAGCGAAGCTCTCATCGtcatccaccaccgacggcGTGGTCTCGGGGGAGCTACTTCCAGGTTCTACACCGTCCACCCGTGCCCGCTCGTTGATGTGGAACTTGTAGAATCGATCGCTCTCGAACTGATTGCTGCGCACGCTGTCTGTCGTGAGGGAACCCGCCGAACAGCTGCTCTGCGCGCGATCGTTGATCGTGTGCGGCTGGTGGTGTAGATGCTGGAGGTAGTAGTTGCTTGCtggatccggttccggttgatCGATGGACGCCCGGTGATGTGTCCGGTTCCCGGATTCGAGGCTGTTGATTTTGTCCATCAGAATGGAGCGTGTCGTCGCGGTCACCGTTGGGTTGCTCAGCTCGAGCGATGCCGAGCTGCCATCACGGCTCGACACCGGCCGGAAGTGTTGTGTGTCCTCCTCCTCGATGTCGGCGTCTTCCTCGTCCGTACAGTACACCTTCGGGCGGCTTCCACGGATGGCGGCCAGCAGCGAGTCTGGAAGGGTGCACACGCCTgctccgttccgtttcccggCCACGTACACCGGGGGCTTTGGTCGGATCTGCTCCCCagcaccggttccggtcggtggGTTAGGTGTTGGTGCCGTACCGGTGATAGTAGCGCCGTTTAGCTCCACCGCTCGCTGCAAACCCGGCAGATGCTCGAAGTTCAGCGAATCACAGCTCAAACACGACTCAGAACCGTCACTATCGGTACCGACGGCGCTGCCGGAcgtcggcggcggcggcggttgTTGCTGAGGTTGCTGAGGTTGCTGCTGCCGGGCACTGTCCGGGCTGTCGGATGTCAGGCCGACAAGCGTTTGATGTGGTTCGAGACCGCTCGCTCGGTGTTGCAATCGCTGAAACtcgtggtgttgctggtgttggtggtccGCCCGGGCGATAACGGTATCCGGCGCGTTATCAGCCGGTGCCGGTGACGCCGACGGTTGATGGGCGTTCGTTTTTATCGCCACCGCCGATTTCAGCATTTGTGACATCTTCTTCGGTAATGGTGGCGGTGTGAGCTCGATATCACTGCAGGTACCGCTGTCAAGCATGTCACTTGGCGAACACTGACCACTACTGCCGCCCGACGCCGACGCCGACGCCGATGATCCTGGCCGTGTACCACCGTCCATTGCCATTGCTGCCATGTAGTAAACGTACGCCGACCCGTCGAGATCGGTGGAACCCGACGCCACGCCACCCTTCGGTACAATCAGCTTCTTCTGCACCATATCTCCACCGTTCGCTTCTTCCTCGACCGTGGGAGAATTCTGACAGCCGTTGGCGGTGGATTCTGACAGCGGTGGTGGCGCTGACGCAGGTACACTAACAACAGTGCGATCCTCGAACGTCACCGTTACTAGCACGGGATCACGCTCGGTTGCAGTCCGGTGCGTTTCCGCTAGGGGGCGCTGCACACTATCACACGGGCCGCCAAACGACACGACCGTTACCTGTGCACTTTGACACTTCGCGGAAGGACTCGCACCACTTAAGCTGTTATTGTTGCAATCTTCTAACGCTGACAGCTGTGACGTCGGTGACGGTGTTGCGGACGGTGTTGCTGATGACGCACTCGCGCACTCCACCGGCACAATCTGTATCCGCACGACGTTACTCTCCGGCCCGGTGCCACAGTGGACAAGCGTCGAGGATGTCGCCGTCGGTGTGACTCCTTCGACCGGGGTCGGGCTGCGTACGTACACgacctgctgttgctgctgctgttgcggctgCAGGTGTTGCTGAGGTTGCGCACCGTCGATCGAAGCCACTCCGTGATCGCTGACGATCGTGGCCAGAGTGTTGTCGGTTTCTGACGCTTCGTCGATcgcaaccaccaccggagcCTCGCCGCTGGTGGCATGTGCCGTTATAAAGACCTGCGGCCCCTCGCCCGGTGCATCCTCCAGCCCCTTCTCTTCTTCCGGGGGTTCGGTTGAGTCGCAGTGGGAATGCTCGCTTTCAGGGCCCACTGGTGGGGGCTTCTCTGGGCTCCCCTCGCACGCAGGCTCTTCCCTTGTACAAGctgcaccaccatcaccaccactaccaccttcatctccaccaccaacaaccTCTTCGTGCTTTGCCTCGAGATCGTGGTCGACGGCACCGACGGCATATACCGTTGCTTTCGGGAGAAATGGATTTTctagttgctgttgctgttgctgctgttggtgttgctgttgctgttgaggttgctgctcctgttgctgctgctgctgctgatgttgctgttgctgctcagCTGCGGTCATTGCTGCACCGTCCGAGTCCATCTAGGCTGTTGGTTCGTTCTGCTTCTCCGCCTCCCGGGACTCCCTCGTGGTCACTTtcctctttctcactctctcacactctctctctctctctcttgctctcacTCTATCGGTCTCTTgctctttgctttttttgttgttgttgttgccaaCCTCTCTCCGGTTCACTCGCTCCTTTGCTGCTCCAAAGCTGGTTTTAGCGAAGCGGGACAGCTCTTCGAGGGGGGTGAGTTTAACCACCTGTGAAAGAAGATGCATacataagagagagagagagagagagagagagtgagagagagagggagaaagaagaaaaaagcacacagccAATTTGAGATGAAAGAAAGAGGGAAGATGAATGCGGGAGCGAATGGAAAGCTCCAaacatgtgtgtttgtgtgtgtgtgcaagagAGCCTTAATGGCTCAACATATGACTACAATCTGTTGCTTtatccccccctcccccccgttCCATCCTATGTTGGTGCCAACAACAAcacttttttcactctcctattctctctctccattggCTTCTTCTTTAACACGCACCGAAGCGAGCGTGTTGGTTTGTTgcaatttaaaagaaaacggcAGAATACTGAAGATTGGCTCCCCGTTGTCCGCACCCCTCACTTCTCGACCCCACACCCTCTTCCGTGCCCAACTGAGTCGAGTAGCTCCCCCTGCTCAATCTCGAATCTACTCGAAGAAGGTTTGAGAAGGTGCTCTGCCGCGTATGTGGAGCATCCGGAACAAGAATCTGGGAAATCTGGATCCCCACCCCTTCCCTGGGGGGGTGGAAAGAGGGGACACGAATGCGCACACCagcctctgtgtgtgtgtgcctgtgcgaAGCCGTTTGCTGGAATCGCGCGTAGAAGAGAAAGTATGTTACACGAAAGGGGGTggcgttagaaaaaaaaaagaaaaaaaaaccaacggtCACGGACGGTTGATGGACGGAcggttgagaggatggtgtCGGGCGGTGGCGGGCCAGAACGGGTGTACGTGCAACCAataataacagcaacaacagcgcgATCGAACGGATTTCCAGAATGTTGCTGCTTCCGTCGAATGGACCCCGGCTTCTGGAAGGGTTGGAATCGAAAATAGGGGAGCTGGCCGGAAGCTGAGCACATCCCTCGTTCCCAGCAAACCTCCCTCTGCTTTCCACGCACATTTTCTTCCACAGAAAAGCTCAACCGTGTGTCTTAAAACAATGCCAGGAGCCGGATTTGGAttttgagttgttttttttagcaaaaaaaatgcacacacgcacgcacgcacacgcacaaacagaGAATTGCCAGTTTTCttggggtgggagagaaaaagggcatcccccccccccgcccgaACCGGATCGTTCCGGTTTTTCTTGCCTCCCATTTCGATGCCAcccttttgccctttttcgggggCACAAAACTTTCAAACCGCACACATTTCCACCCCTCACCAGGGGGGGTGCCACGCCACCAAAGGGGAGGGCGGTGGCTGCTCTTCTTCCCTGCCTCCCTACCACCCGCACGAGATCTCGGCACCTGCTCGGGGGTTGGTCCGGTTATACCTGTTTTAATCGTGTCGTGCGCCCTCTGGAACCGCTCGAGGATGCACAGTGGctcgattttccacacacatccactcagtgggggagggggagccTGGCCTGGGGAGGGGGCTGCCAGTGGGAGGCCGCACTGGGagggtgccggtggtggccaaATCCACCTGTGTGGCACTCGAATGCGTGGCCACAGGACCGTCGGAACAGGAGCTAGGGTTTCACgtacgcgcgcacacacacaaacagacacgcacacacgcacgcacggggaggtggcacacaaaaaactttCAACATCCAGCAGCCAGCATCGCGCACGGGAGGCGATACGGATTGTCAAAAAACGCACGCCAACTCAGGCCGCGCACTGCGAACGTACGAATGCCAGTGAAAATACGCGCCGTTCCGGTGGAGCCGCGAGCCGCGCCGGtccgagagggagagagagagagagcgcccgcgagagagagaaaggtagcagcgagaaagaaaaaaaagaaagcggaCCCCTTTCTTCTTTCGTGCCTTTTTGGCGGAGCGCTCGGTCGAGGATTTGCGCGCGGCCGTCGCGCTCTGCCGGTGGCCATTTCTCCCCTTTCCTCCTCGAACACCCTCATCCCCCTCCCGCCCCACGGtagccaactcaacaccggaTTGTCACGCGGTCCGTCCGTCAGTATACGTGGATTTGATAAGCTTGCCATACCGGTGCCGTTCATTAAAAGCTCCGCGATCGGTTCGTCGGGGTTCGTTGCTTCACCGgctgttgaagtctttcgattCAATGCACCGGCAATTAAGGCGTTTAATTAGCGGACCCGTtgcgggggtggggggttgtCTGCGAGTGTGGTAGGAGAGGCCAAAGATCTTTTGCCCCCTCCACCCCTCCTCCCTTCACTCCCTCCCGGCATGAgggaaaaggtggaaaataaacaataaaatcaACACGAACTCGCACGTCCGTTCTGAGGGCCCAAAAAGCCCtcctccctctctttctctcacgaTCCCTCTTCTCTTGGAATTACCCGTCCCAATAGCAAAGGCAGaacacgagtgtgtgtgtgtgtgtattttgttattgttaaTGCAGGATGAGCGGAAAACAATCCCACCCATTTCCACGCAGCTGGCGTaaggtttatttattttaccaaCACGTGCCTCCCCACCCAAAACGCCAACAATGATTTGAAGCTCACTTccgagcaaaaagaagaagaaaaacattacaaCTCCGATCCAGGTTGGCCACCATCGTTCGTGCCGTACTGCTAAGCAgatggttttgttgtttcgtgCGTTCGTGCGACGGACGGCTTATCAAATCTCCTCCGGCTCGTTGGACATGTCCGAATCT
This genomic interval from Anopheles nili chromosome X, idAnoNiliSN_F5_01, whole genome shotgun sequence contains the following:
- the LOC128728571 gene encoding uncharacterized protein LOC128728571; this encodes MDSDATVYAVGAVDHDLEAKHEEVVGGGDEGGSGGDGGAACTREEPACEGSPEKPPPVGPESEHSHCDSTEPPEEEKGLEDAPGEGPQVFITAHATSGEAPVVVAIDEASETDNTLATIVSDHGVASIDGAQPQQHLQPQQQQQQQVVYVRSPTPVEGVTPTATSSTLVHCGTGPESNVVRIQIVPVECASASSATPSATPSPTSQLSALEDCNNNSLSGASPSAKCQSAQVTVVSFGGPCDSVQRPLAETHRTATERDPVLVTVTFEDRTVVSVPASAPPPLSESTANGCQNSPTVEEEANGGDMVQKKLIVPKGGVASGSTDLDGSAYVYYMAAMAMDGGTRPGSSASASASGGSSGQCSPSDMLDSGTCSDIELTPPPLPKKMSQMLKSAVAIKTNAHQPSASPAPADNAPDTVIARADHQHQQHHEFQRLQHRASGLEPHQTLVGLTSDSPDSARQQQPQQPQQQPPPPPTSGSAVGTDSDGSESCLSCDSLNFEHLPGLQRAVELNGATITGTAPTPNPPTGTGAGEQIRPKPPVYVAGKRNGAGVCTLPDSLLAAIRGSRPKVYCTDEEDADIEEEDTQHFRPVSSRDGSSASLELSNPTVTATTRSILMDKINSLESGNRTHHRASIDQPEPDPASNYYLQHLHHQPHTINDRAQSSCSAGSLTTDSVRSNQFESDRFYKFHINERARVDGVEPGSSSPETTPSVVDDDESFAGLKDLSNGTSTIRSNKGTVRGVKNRVRNGIATFLQMQQTGLKNYKDKEAGKVVVYSTSMGIVRETYTKCMNVKQILRTLLVKFEEKDIFMSNEYQQEIKERMQVDTINIPQVFVDGQHIGDAECIERLNESGELRKMLKPYKCLESPYMCKMCGGYRLLPCPSCGGSKKSIHRNHFTAEFIALKCMNCDEVGLVKCHSC